A window from Manduca sexta isolate Smith_Timp_Sample1 chromosome 24, JHU_Msex_v1.0, whole genome shotgun sequence encodes these proteins:
- the LOC115443893 gene encoding fibroin heavy chain isoform X8, with protein sequence MGTRHLGILAILLILPLGLLCSSIGSVPNVEEETEPLYPDAVAEADAGPIARAFAAAFNTFSEALNSRDKRSTSDADASAFSSTEGGGDSQAAASAESEDDSSDDDSESSASSSATSTDYDSEDNEDEASASAESSTSDDGGKSPEESEANAEAESKTNGGGGKTAGSASAVTEVTNGGTASAASAASASDEESEPGEEGTTGDDDDGEEGPTGDDDDGEEGPTGDDDNGEEGPTGDDDDGEEGPTGDDDDGEEGPTGDDDNGEEGPTGDDDDGEEGPTGDDDDGEEGPTGDDDNGEEGPTGDDDDGEEGPTGDDDNGEEGPTGDDDDGEEGPTGDDDNGEEGPTGDDDNGEEGPTGDDDDGEEGPTGDDDDGEEGPTGDDDDGEGGATTNESGGNGPDNGGGSSPGSGTEGKPDSGSGSSPDSGKDNSGSTADTSGSAVASGPNSQASSAGSANSGEDNSSASSAVSAVTSGEGQASASAASSATTNESGGNGPDNGGGSSPGSGTEDKPGSGSGSSPDSGKDNSGSTADTSGSAVASGPNSQASSAGSANSGEDNSSASSAVSAVTSGEGQASASAASSATTNESGGNGPDNGGGSSPGSAPEGKPGCGSGSNPSSGTGGGSGSGSSAAASGTAVASGQNASSSGVASANSGEGNASASSAASAESSGKGGKASGAAASSATTYESGGSPESEPGGSPGGGPGNSPGNEPGSSPSSGSGNSPGGEPGSSTGSGPESSPGGSPGSEPGSSPGGSTGSSPGSSPGNSPGSASGGSPGSAPGSSTGSGPESSPGGSPGSEPGSSPGSEPGSSPSSGSGNSPGGSPGSAPGGSPGSEPGSSPGSEPGSSPSSGSGNSTGGEPGSSTGSGPESSPGGSPGSEPGSSPGGSTGSSPGSSPGNSPGSPSGGSPGSAPGSSTGSGPESSPGGSPGSEPGSSPGSEPGSSPSSGSGNSPGGSPGSAPGGSPGSEPGSSPGSEPGSSPSSGSGNSPGGEPGSSTGSGPESSPGGSPGSEPGSSPGGSTGSSPGSSPGNSPGSPSGGSPGSAPGSSTGSGPESSPGGSPGSEPGSSPGSEPGSSPSSGSGNSPGGSPGSAPGGSPGSEPGSSPGSEPGRSPSSGSGNSPGGEPGSSTGSGPESSPGGSPGSEPGSSPGGSTGSSPGSSPGNSPGSASGGSPGSAPKSSTGSGPESSPGGSPGNEPGSSPSSGSGNSPGGEPGSSTGSGPGSSPGGSPGSEPGSSPGSEPGSSPGSAPENSPGGKPSSGSGGKPGSGSGSNPGSGTEGGSGSAPGSSTGSGPESSPGGSPGSEPGSSPGSEPGSSPSSGSGNSPGGSPGSAPGGSPGSEPGSSPGSEPGSSPSSGSGNSPGGEPGSSTGSGPESSPGGSPGSEPGSSPGGSTGSSPGSSPGNSPGSPSGGSPGSAPGSSTGSGPESSPGGSPGSEPGSSPGSEPGSSPSSGSGNSPGGSPGSAPGGSPGSEPGSSPGSEPGSSPSSGSGNSPGGSPGSAPGGSPGSEPGSSPGSEPGSSPSSGSGNSPGGEPGSSTGSGPESSPGGSPGSEPGSSPGSEPGSSPSSGSGNSTGGEPGSSTGSGPESSPGGSPGSEPGSSPGSEPGSSPSSGSGNSPGGSPGSAPGGSPGSEPGSSPGSEPGSSPSSGSGNSPGGEPGSSTGSGPESSPGGSPGSEPGSSPGGSTGSSPGSSPGNSPGSPSGGSPGSAPGSSTGSGPESSPGGSPGSEPGSSPGSEPGSSPSSGSGNSPGGSPGSAPGGSPGSEPGSSPGSEPGRSPSSGSGNSPGGEPGSSTGSGPESSPGGSPGSEPGSSPGGSTGSSPGSSPGNSPGSASGGSPGSAPKSSTGSGPESSPGGSPGNEPGSSPSSGSGNSPGGEPGSSTGSGPGSSPGGSPGSEPGSSPGSEPGSSPGSAPENSPGGKPSSGSGGKPGSGSGSNPGSGTEGGSGSAPGSSTGSGPESSPGGSPGSEPGSSPGSEPGSSPSSGSGNSPGGSPGSAPGGSPGSEPGSSPGSEPGSSPSSGSGNSPGGEPGSSTGSGPESSPGGSPGSEPGSSPGGSTGSSPGSSPGNSPGSASGGSPGSAPKSSTGSGPESSPGGSPGSEPGSSPGSEPGSSPSSGSGNSPGGSPGSEPGSSPGSEPGSSPSSGSGNSPGGSPGSAPGGSPGSEPGSSPGSEPGSSPSSGSGNSPGGSPGSAPGGSPGSEPGSSPGSEPGSSPSSGSGNSPGSSTGSGPGSSPGGSPGSEPGSSPGSEPGSSPGSAPENSPGGKPSSGSGGKPGSGSGSNPGSGTGGGSGSGSSAAASGTAVASGQNASSSGVASANSGEGNASASSAASAESSGKGGKASGAAASSATTYESGGNGTGNSGGSSPESEPGGSPGGGPGNSPGNEPGSSPSSGSGNSPGGEPGSSTGGSPGSEPGSSPGSEPGSSSSSGSGNSPGNSPGSASGGSPGSAPGSSTGSGPESSPGGSPGSELGSSPGSEPGSSPSSGSGNSPGSSPGSEPGSSPGDNPGSGSGNSPGGSPGNAPGGSPGNSPGSAPGGSPDSGPGSSTGSGSGSSPEGSPGSEPGSSPGSEPGSSPSSEPGSSPDSGPGNSSGGKPSSGSGGTPGSELGSSPSSGPESSPEGSPGSSPGSSPGNSPGSAPGSSTGSGPESSPGGSPGSEPGSSPGSEPGSSPSSGSGNSPGSSPGSEPGSSPGDNPGSGSGNSPGGSPGNAPGGSPGNSPGSAPGGSPDSGPGSSTGSGSGSSPSSEPGSSPDSGPESSPGGKPSSGSGGKPGGKPGCDVVGAINDVLISEGAIIKELENFLTRHKKLPNKIEFTTIRRKIPRRRGRRRGPHLCICNNVI encoded by the exons ATTCAAGTGATGATGATAGCGAATCGTCTGCATCAAGTTCAGCAACATCTACCGATTAcg atTCCGAAGACAATGAAGATGAAGCATCAGCAAGTGCCGAGTCATCTACATCGGATG ATGGGGGTAAATCGCCTGAAGAGAGTGAAGCAAATGCAGAGGCCGAGT CGAAAACGAATGGCGGTGGTGGTAAAACTGCAGGATCTGCCTCAGCAGTAACTG aagtTACAAATGGCGGAACTGCCTCTGCAGCCAGCGCAGCGTCAGCTA GTGATGAAGAAAGCGAGCCTGGCGAGGAAGGCACGACTGGCGATGATGACGATGGCGAGGAAGGCCCGACTGGCGATGATGACGATGGCGAGGAAGGCCCGACTGGCGATGATGACAATGGCGAGGAAGGCCCGACTGGCGATGATGACGATGGCGAGGAAGGCCCGACTGGCGATGATGACGATGGCGAGGAAGGCCCGACTGGCGATGATGACAATGGCGAGGAAGGCCCGACTGGCGATGATGACGATGGCGAGGAAGGCCCGACTGGCGATGATGACGATGGCGAGGAAGGCCCGACTGGCGATGATGACAATGGCGAGGAAGGCCCGACTGGCGATGATGACGATGGCGAGGAAGGCCCGACTGGCGATGATGACAATGGCGAGGAAGGCCCAACTGGCGATGATGACGATGGCGAGGAAGGCCCGACTGGCGATGATGACAATGGCGAGGAAGGCCCGACTGGCGATGATGACAATGGCGAGGAAGGCCCGACTGGCGATGATGACGATGGCGAGGAAGGCCCGACTGGCGATGATGACGATGGCGAGGAAGGCCCGACTGGCGATGATGACGATGGCGAGGGAG GTGCTACAACAAATGAATCAGGCGGTAATGGACCTGATAATGGGGGAGGAAGTAGTCCAGGAAGCGGAACAGAAGGCAAACCAGACAGCGGATCGGGAAGCAGCCCAGACAGTGGAAAAGACAATTCTGGTAGTACGGCAGATACTAGTGGATCAGCAG TTGCTTCTGGACCAAATTCTCAGGCGTCCAGTGCAGGATCAGCCAATAgtg gTGAAGACAACTCCTCGGCTTCCTCAGCGGTTTCAGCAG TAACGAGCGGCGAAGGACAAGCATCCGCTTCAGCCGCATCAA GTGCTACAACAAACGAATCAGGCGGTAATGGACCTGATAATGGGGGAGGAAGTAGTCCAGGAAGCGGAACAGAAGACAAACCAGGCAGCGGATCGGGAAGCAGCCCAGACAGTGGAAAAGACAATTCTGGTAGTACGGCAGATACTAGTGGATCAGCAG TTGCTTCTGGACCAAATTCTCAGGCGTCCAGCGCAGGATCAGCCAATAgtg gTGAAGACAACTCCTCGGCTTCCTCAGCGGTTTCAGCAG TAACGAGCGGCGAAGGACAAGCATCCGCTTCAGCCGCATCAA GTGCTACAACAAATGAATCAGGCGGTAATGGACCTGATAATGGGGGAGGAAGTAGTCCAGGAAGCGCACCAGAAGGCAAACCAGGCTGCGGATCGGGAAGCAATCCAAGCAGTGGAACGGGAGGCGGCTCAGGCAGTGGTAGTTCCGCAGCTGCTAGTGGAACAGCAG TTGCTTCGGGCCAAAATGCTAGCTCTTCCGGTGTAGCATCAGCTAATAGTG GTGAAGGCAACGCCTCGGCTTCTTCAGCGGCTTCAGCAG AATCCAGTGGCAAAGGCGGAAAAGCATCGGGTGCAGCCGCATCAa GTGCTACAACTTATGAATCAGGCGGTAGTCCAGAAAGCGAACCGGGAGGCAGCCCAGGCGGTGGACCAGGAAACAGCCCAGGCAatgaaccaggaagcagcccaaGCAGTGGGTCAG GAAACAGCCCAGGcggtgaaccaggaagcagcacAGGTAGTGGACCAGAAAGCAGtccaggaggcagcccaggcagtgaaccaggaagcagtcCAGGAGGCAGCACAGGCAGTTCaccaggaagcagcccaggAAACAGCCCTGGCAGTGCATCAGGAGGCAGCCCAGGTAGTGCACCAGGAAGCAGCACAGGCAGTGGACCAGAAAGCAGtccaggaggcagcccaggcagtgaaccaggaagcagcccaggcagtgaaccaggaagcagcccaaGCAGTGGGTCAGGAAACAGCccaggaggcagcccaggcagtgcaccaggaggcagcccaggcagtgaaccaggaagcagcccaggcagtgaaccaggaagcagcccaaGCAGTGGGTCAGGAAACAGCACAGGcggtgaaccaggaagcagcacAGGTAGTGGACCAGAAAGCAGtccaggaggcagcccaggcagtgaaccaggaagcagtcCAGGAGGCAGCACAGGCAGTTCaccaggaagcagcccaggAAACAGCCCTGGCAGTCCATcaggaggcagcccaggcagtgcaCCAGGAAGCAGCACAGGCAGTGGACCAGAAAGCAGtccaggaggcagcccaggcagtgaaccaggaagcagcccaggcagtgaaccaggaagcagcccaaGCAGTGGGTCAGGAAACAGCccaggaggcagcccaggcagtgcaccaggaggcagcccaggcagtgaaccaggaagcagcccaggcagtgaaccaggaagcagcccaaGCAGTGGGTCAGGAAACAGCCCAGGcggtgaaccaggaagcagcacAGGTAGTGGACCAGAAAGCAGtccaggaggcagcccaggcagtgaaccaggaagcagtcCAGGAGGCAGCACAGGCAGTTCaccaggaagcagcccaggAAACAGCCCTGGCAGTCCATcaggaggcagcccaggcagtgcaCCAGGAAGCAGCACAGGCAGTGGACCAGAAAGCAGtccaggaggcagcccaggcagtgaaccaggaagcagcccaggcagtgaaccaggaagcagcccaaGCAGTGGGTCAGGAAACAGCccaggaggcagcccaggcagtgcaccaggaggcagcccaggcagtgaaccaggaagcagcccaggcagtgaaccaggaaggAGCCCAAGCAGTGGGTCAGGAAACAGCCCAGGcggtgaaccaggaagcagcacAGGTAGTGGACCAGAAAGCAGtccaggaggcagcccaggcagtgaaccaggaagcagtcCAGGAGGCAGCACAGGCAGTTCaccaggaagcagcccaggAAACAGCCCTGGCAGTGCATcaggaggcagcccaggcagtgcaCCAAAAAGCAGCACAGGCAGTGGACCAGAAAGCAGtccaggaggcagcccaggcaATGAACCAGGAAGTAGCCCAAGCAGTGGGTCAGGTAACAGCCCAGGcggtgaaccaggaagcagcacAGGCAGTGGACCAGGAAGCAGtccaggaggcagcccaggcagtgaaccaggaagcagcccaggcagtgaaccaggaagcagcccaggcagtgCACCAGAAAACAGTCCAGGAGGCAAACCAAGTAGCGGATCGGGAGGAAAACCAGGCAGTGGATCGGGAAGCAACCCAGGCAGTGGAACGGAAGGCGGCTCAGGCAGTGCACCAGGAAGCAGCACAGGCAGTGGACCAGAAAGCAGtccaggaggcagcccaggcagtgaaccaggaagcagcccaggcagtgaaccaggaagcagcccaaGCAGTGGATCAGGAAACAGCccaggaggcagcccaggcagtgcaccaggaggcagcccaggcagtgaaccaggaagcagcccaggcagtgaaccaggaagcagcccaaGCAGTGGGTCAGGAAACAGCCCAGGcggtgaaccaggaagcagcacAGGTAGTGGACCAGAAAGCAGtccaggaggcagcccaggcagtgaaccaggaagcagtcCAGGAGGCAGCACAGGCAGTTCaccaggaagcagcccaggAAACAGCCCTGGCAGTCCATcaggaggcagcccaggcagtgcaCCAGGAAGCAGCACAGGCAGTGGACCAGAAAGCAGtccaggaggcagcccaggcagtgaaccaggaagcagcccaggcagtgaaccaggaagcagcccaaGCAGTGGGTCAGGAAACAGCccaggaggcagcccaggcagtgcaccaggaggcagcccaggcagtgaaccaggaagcagcccaggcagtgaaccaggaagcagcccaaGCAGTGGGTCAGGAAACAGCccaggaggcagcccaggcagtgcaccaggaggcagcccaggcagtgaaccaggaagcagcccaggcagtgaaccaggaagcagcccaaGCAGTGGGTCAGGAAACAGCCCAGGcggtgaaccaggaagcagcacAGGTAGTGGACCAGAAAGCAGtccaggag gcagcccaggcagtgaaccaggaagcagcccaggcagtgaaccaggaagcagcccaaGCAGTGGGTCAGGAAACAGCACAGGcggtgaaccaggaagcagcacAGGTAGTGGACCAGAAAGCAGtccaggag gcagcccaggcagtgaaccaggaagcagcccaggcagtgaaccaggaagcagcccaaGCAGTGGGTCAGGAAACAGCccaggaggcagcccaggcagtgcaccaggaggcagcccaggcagtgaaccaggaagcagcccaggcagtgaaccaggaagcagcccaaGCAGTGGGTCAGGAAACAGCCCAGGcggtgaaccaggaagcagcacAGGTAGTGGACCAGAAAGCAGtccaggaggcagcccaggcagtgaaccaggaagcagtcCAGGAGGCAGCACAGGCAGTTCaccaggaagcagcccaggAAACAGCCCTGGCAGTCCATcaggaggcagcccaggcagtgcaCCAGGAAGCAGCACAGGCAGTGGACCAGAAAGCAGtccaggaggcagcccaggcagtgaaccaggaagcagcccaggcagtgaaccaggaagcagcccaaGCAGTGGGTCAGGAAACAGCccaggaggcagcccaggcagtgcaccaggaggcagcccaggcagtgaaccaggaagcagcccaggcagtgaaccaggaaggAGCCCAAGCAGTGGGTCAGGAAACAGCCCAGGcggtgaaccaggaagcagcacAGGTAGTGGACCAGAAAGCAGtccaggaggcagcccaggcagtgaaccaggaagcagtcCAGGAGGCAGCACAGGCAGTTCaccaggaagcagcccaggAAACAGCCCTGGCAGTGCATcaggaggcagcccaggcagtgcaCCAAAAAGCAGCACAGGCAGTGGACCAGAAAGCAGtccaggaggcagcccaggcaATGAACCAGGAAGTAGCCCAAGCAGTGGGTCAGGTAACAGCCCAGGcggtgaaccaggaagcagcacAGGCAGTGGACCAGGAAGCAGtccaggaggcagcccaggcagtgaaccaggaagcagcccaggcagtgaaccaggaagcagcccaggcagtgCACCAGAAAACAGTCCAGGAGGCAAACCAAGTAGCGGATCGGGAGGAAAACCAGGCAGTGGATCGGGAAGCAACCCAGGCAGTGGAACGGAAGGCGGCTCAGGCAGTGCACCAGGAAGCAGCACAGGCAGTGGACCAGAAAGCAGtccaggaggcagcccaggcagtgaaccaggaagcagcccaggcagtgaaccaggaagcagcccaaGCAGTGGATCAGGAAACAGCccaggaggcagcccaggcagtgcaccaggaggcagcccaggcagtgaaccaggaagcagcccaggcagtgaaccaggaagcagcccaaGCAGTGG GTCAGGAAACAGCCCAGGcggtgaaccaggaagcagcacAGGTAGTGGACCAGAAAGCAGtccaggaggcagcccaggcagtgaaccaggaagcagtcCAGGAGGCAGCACAGGCAGTTCaccaggaagcagcccaggAAACAGCCCTGGCAGTGCATcaggaggcagcccaggcagtgcaCCAAAAAGCAGCACAGGCAGTGGACCAGAAAGCAGtccaggag gcagcccaggcagtgaaccaggaagcagcccaggcagtgaaccaggaagcagcccaaGCAGTGGGTCAGGAAACAGCCCAG gaggcagcccaggcagtgaaccaggaagcagcccaggcagtgaaccaggaagcagcccaaGCAGTGGGTCAGGAAACAGCccaggaggcagcccaggcagtgcaccaggaggcagcccaggcagtgaaccaggaagcagcccaggcagtgaaccaggaagcagcccaaGCAGTGGGTCAGGAAACAGCccaggaggcagcccaggcagtgcaccaggaggcagcccaggcagtgaaccaggaagcagcccaggcagtgaaccaggaagcagcccaaGCAGTGGGTCAGGAAACAGCCCAG gaagcagcacAGGCAGTGGACCAGGAAGCAGtccaggaggcagcccaggcagtgaaccaggaagcagcccaggcagtgaaccaggaagcagcccaggcagtgCACCAGAAAACAGTCCAGGAGGCAAACCAAGTAGCGGATCGGGAGGAAAACCAGGCAGTGGATCGGGAAGCAACCCAGGCAGTGGAACGGGAGGCGGCTCAGGCAGTGGTAGTTCCGCAGCTGCTAGTGGAACAGCAG TTGCTTCGGGCCAAAATGCTAGCTCTTCCGGTGTAGCATCAGCTAATAGTG GTGAAGGCAACGCCTCGGCTTCTTCAGCGGCTTCAGCAG AATCCAGTGGCAAAGGCGGAAAAGCATCGGGTGCAGCCGCATCAa GTGCTACAACTTATGAATCAGGCGGTAACGGAACTGGTAATAGTGGAGGAAGTAGTCCAGAAAGCGAACCGGGAGGCAGCCCAGGCGGTGGACCAGGAAACAGCCCAGGCAatgaaccaggaagcagcccaaGCAGTGGGTCAGGAAACAGCCCAGGcggtgaaccaggaagcagcacaggaggcagcccaggcagtgaaccaggaagcagcccaggcagtgaaccaggaagcagctCAAGCAGTGGGTCAGGAAACAGCCCAGGAAACAGCCCTGGCAGTGCATcaggaggcagcccaggcagtgcaCCAGGAAGCAGCACAGGCAGTGGACCAGAAAGCAGtccaggaggcagcccaggcagtgaactaggaagcagcccaggcagtgaaccaggaagcagcccaaGCAGTGGGTCAGGAAACAGCCCAGgaagcagcccaggcagtgaaccaggaagcagtcCAGGAGACAACCCAGGCAGTGGATCAGGAAACAGCccaggaggcagcccaggcaATGCACCAGGAGGCAGCCCAGGAAACAGCCCTGGCAGTGCACCAGGAGGCAGCCCAGACAGTGGACCAGGAAGCAGCACAGGCAGTGGATCAGGAAGCAGTCCAGaaggcagcccaggcagtgaaccaggaagcagcccaggcagtgaaccaggaagtAGCCCAagcagtgaaccaggaagcagcccagACAGTGGACCAGGAAACAGTTCAGGAGGCAAACCAAGTAGCGGATCGGGAGGCACACCAGGCAGTGAATTAGGAAGCAGCCCAAGCAGTGGACCAGAAAGTAGTCCAGAAGGCAGCCCAGGCAGTTCaccaggaagcagcccaggAAACAGCCCTGGCAGTGCACCAGGAAGCAGCACAGGCAGTGGACCAGAAAGCAGtccaggaggcagcccaggcagtgaaccaggaagcagcccaggcagtgaaccaggaagcagcccaaGCAGTGGGTCAGGAAACAGCCCAGgaagcagcccaggcagtgaaccaggaagcagtcCAGGAGACAACCCAGGCAGTGGATCAGGAAACAGCccaggaggcagcccaggcaATGCACCAGGAGGCAGCCCAGGAAACAGCCCTGGCAGTGCACCAGGAGGCAGCCCAGACAGTGGACCAGGAAGCAGCACAGGCAGTGGATCAGGAAGTAGCCCAagcagtgaaccaggaagcagcccagACAGTGGACCAGAAAGCAGCCCAGGAGGCAAACCAAGTAGTGGATCGGGAGGCAAACCAGGAGGGAAACCAGGTTGCGACGTGGTTGGTGCAATAAATGACGTCTTGATATCTGAAGGAGCCATTATAAAAGAGTTGGAAAACTTCTTAACACgtcataaaaaattaccaaataagATTGAATTTACTACAATAAGAAGGAAGA